One part of the Lycium ferocissimum isolate CSIRO_LF1 chromosome 8, AGI_CSIRO_Lferr_CH_V1, whole genome shotgun sequence genome encodes these proteins:
- the LOC132068690 gene encoding cytochrome b561 and DOMON domain-containing protein At5g47530-like, translating to MASSSTSKLLFCILASLFLVSTAQNCSNYTFTANRSFSSCKELPYLEANLHWNYNSSSTKVSLAYRAKQDSKGWVAWAVNPTGRGMVGSQALVAFHNSNGSMIAYTTQLTSYNPSMLKANLTFQVSYVSAEYSNNEMTIFATIGPLGNRTTVNHVWQTGSSVSSNIPEMHPLSSPHLRSFGEIDFQTV from the coding sequence ATGGCATCGAGTTCAACATCCAAACTGCTATTCTGTATTCTTGCTTCACTTTTTCTTGTTTCGACTGCGCAAAACTGTTCAAACTACACTTTCACAGCCAATAGAAGTTTCAGCTCTTGCAAAGAGCTTCCATATTTAGAAGCAAACCTACACTGGAACTACAATTCATCCAGCACAAAAGTTTCACTTGCATACAGAGCTAAACAAGATTCTAAGGGGTGGGTAGCATGGGCTGTCAACCCTACTGGACGAGGCATGGTTGGATCGCAAGCTCTAGTTGCTTTCCATAACTCAAATGGTAGCATGATAGCTtatacaacacaattaacaagtTACAATCCGTCAATGCTGAAAGCAAATCTCACCTTTCAGGTTTCGTATGTATCGGCAGAATACTCGAACAATGAGATGACTATCTTTGCGACTATTGGGCCACTGGGCAATAGAACCACAGTAAATCATGTCTGGCAAACTGGAAGCTCAGTCTCAAGTAACATCCCTGAGATGCATCCATTATCATCCCCTCACCTTCGATCATTTGGCGAAATAGATTTTCAGACAGTTTGA